One Amorphoplanes digitatis genomic window carries:
- a CDS encoding TIGR00730 family Rossman fold protein, translating into MAAVCVFCASSSNLDRRWLELAAQLGKALGPRGHTLVSGGGRVGMMGAVADAARASGAHTLGVIPQYLVDLEVADTAADELIVTTDMGERKNIMIDRSDAFITLPGGLGTLDELFEVWTTATLDLHHKPIILVNTAGFYDGLLSWLDGLADTEFARRQALDRLVVVDSVEAALDAIPAGT; encoded by the coding sequence GTGGCGGCCGTCTGCGTCTTCTGCGCGTCCTCCAGCAACCTCGACCGGCGCTGGCTCGAGCTCGCCGCCCAGCTCGGCAAGGCGCTGGGTCCGCGCGGACACACCCTGGTGTCCGGCGGCGGCCGGGTCGGCATGATGGGCGCGGTCGCCGACGCCGCGCGGGCCTCGGGTGCGCACACGCTCGGCGTGATACCGCAGTACCTGGTGGATCTCGAGGTCGCGGACACGGCGGCGGACGAGCTGATCGTGACCACCGACATGGGCGAGCGCAAGAACATCATGATCGACCGCTCGGACGCGTTCATCACGCTGCCCGGCGGCCTGGGCACACTGGACGAACTCTTCGAGGTGTGGACCACGGCGACCCTTGACCTGCACCACAAGCCGATAATCCTGGTGAACACGGCCGGCTTCTACGACGGCCTGCTGAGCTGGCTCGACGGGCTCGCGGACACGGAATTCGCCCGCCGCCAGGCGCTCGACCGGCTCGTGGTGGTCGACTCCGTCGAGGCCGCCCTCGACGCGATCCCCGCGGGAACCTGA
- a CDS encoding class I SAM-dependent methyltransferase produces the protein MRSPRQYDQLVGEAVGVPVTGWEFAWLDGRAVGSDPSWSYPDLARPLLRRAGSLLDLDTGGGELLVELAPLPTHTVAVEGWAPNMAVARDRLAPFGVAVVTELPGGEEEFDVVLSRHGRLPAEDIARLLKHGGTLLSQQVGSDDLADLNAELGAPPPYATSWTAEEAVAALGAAGLRVTDVREERPPLTFHDIGALVYQLRAVPWQVRDFTPKRYDRALRRIDATIRTHGHYTVTAHRFLVQATRG, from the coding sequence ATGCGTTCTCCACGGCAGTACGACCAGCTCGTCGGCGAGGCCGTCGGCGTGCCGGTCACCGGCTGGGAGTTCGCCTGGCTGGACGGCCGCGCGGTCGGATCGGACCCCTCCTGGTCCTATCCGGACCTGGCCCGGCCCCTGCTGCGCCGGGCAGGCAGCCTGCTTGACCTCGACACCGGCGGCGGTGAGCTGCTGGTCGAGCTCGCGCCCCTGCCCACGCACACCGTCGCGGTCGAGGGCTGGGCGCCGAACATGGCGGTGGCCCGGGACCGGCTCGCCCCGTTCGGGGTGGCCGTGGTCACCGAGCTGCCCGGCGGCGAGGAGGAGTTCGACGTCGTGCTGAGCCGGCACGGGCGGCTGCCCGCGGAGGACATCGCGCGCCTGCTCAAGCACGGTGGCACGCTGCTGAGCCAGCAGGTCGGCAGCGACGATCTGGCCGACCTGAACGCGGAGCTGGGCGCGCCGCCGCCGTACGCGACGAGCTGGACGGCGGAGGAGGCGGTCGCAGCGCTGGGTGCGGCGGGGCTGCGGGTGACGGACGTGCGCGAGGAGCGGCCGCCGCTGACGTTCCACGACATCGGCGCCCTCGTCTATCAGCTGCGGGCCGTGCCGTGGCAGGTCCGGGATTTCACTCCGAAGCGGTACGACCGCGCACTGCGCCGGATAGACGCGACCATCCGGACGCACGGCCACTACACGGTGACCGCGCACCGATTCCTCGTCCAGGCCACACGCGGCTGA
- the dapD gene encoding 2,3,4,5-tetrahydropyridine-2,6-dicarboxylate N-succinyltransferase, which yields MSTAISTSPAWGIGLATVTAEGQVLDTWFPAGFLGLGAAPAQAPTLPAGLAGPKALTGLSTVEVRVEVGSLADPIKDASDAYLRLHLLSHRLVRPNEQNLDGIFGMLANVAWTSAGPCPPDRVDELRFIERAAGRHLSVFGVDKFPRMTDYVAPSGVRIADADRVRLGAHLAAGTTVMHEGFCNFNAGTLGTSMVEGRIVQGVVVGDSSDVGAGSSIMGTLSGGGKDKVSIGERSLLGANAGIGISLGDDCVVEAGCYITAGSKLTLPDGRVVKARELSGVNGLLFWRNSVTGALEARPRKGTGVELNAALHAND from the coding sequence GTGAGTACCGCGATCTCGACCTCGCCCGCGTGGGGCATCGGCCTCGCCACCGTCACCGCCGAGGGGCAGGTGCTCGACACCTGGTTCCCGGCCGGGTTCCTCGGTCTCGGCGCCGCACCGGCTCAGGCGCCGACGCTGCCCGCCGGCCTCGCCGGGCCGAAGGCGCTCACCGGCCTGTCGACCGTCGAGGTCCGGGTCGAGGTCGGCTCGCTCGCCGACCCGATCAAGGACGCCTCGGACGCGTACCTGCGGCTGCACCTGTTGTCGCACCGGCTGGTGCGGCCGAACGAGCAGAACCTCGACGGCATCTTCGGCATGCTGGCCAACGTCGCCTGGACCTCGGCCGGGCCGTGCCCGCCGGACCGGGTGGACGAGCTGCGCTTCATCGAGCGCGCCGCCGGCCGGCACCTCTCGGTCTTCGGCGTCGACAAGTTCCCGCGGATGACCGACTACGTCGCACCGTCGGGCGTGCGGATCGCCGACGCCGACCGGGTCCGCCTCGGCGCGCACCTGGCCGCCGGCACGACCGTCATGCACGAGGGCTTCTGCAACTTCAACGCCGGCACGCTGGGCACCTCGATGGTCGAGGGCCGCATCGTGCAGGGCGTCGTCGTCGGCGACAGCTCCGACGTCGGCGCGGGCTCCTCGATCATGGGGACGCTCTCCGGCGGCGGCAAGGACAAGGTCTCGATCGGCGAGCGCAGCCTGCTCGGTGCCAACGCCGGCATCGGCATCTCGCTCGGCGACGACTGCGTGGTCGAGGCCGGCTGCTACATCACCGCGGGGTCCAAGCTGACCCTGCCGGACGGCCGGGTCGTCAAGGCCCGCGAGCTGTCCGGGGTCAACGGCCTGCTGTTCTGGCGCAACTCGGTGACCGGCGCGCTCGAGGCGCGGCCCCGCAAGGGCACCGGCGTCGAGCTCAACGCCGCCCTGCACGCCAACGACTGA
- a CDS encoding threonine aldolase family protein, with translation MDDIAARRAACTDSFLGNGLIRPPELLASIDPGAAADVYGEGGVVAELEQHVAAVLGKPAAVFLPSGTMAQGATLRVHADRRTTRTILWHPYSHLDRHEGQAHSRLHQLIGRPVGEVEQLITLDDLSEVAEPVAALLLELPQRDLGGALPAWEDLVAQTSWARDRGAAVHLDGARLWEASAGYERSPAEVAALFDTVYVSFYKGIGALPGCCVAGPEQDVAQVREWRGRLGGTLFALWPAASSALGLLDGALAEMPARLRHARAIASALADVPEVRVVPDPPQTPMMHLLLSVPADRYQANARRFSEETGMWVWPSVADTGDPAVVRCELAVGRATLRHKPEAIAEVLAALCV, from the coding sequence GTGGATGACATCGCCGCCCGCCGCGCCGCCTGTACGGACTCCTTTCTCGGCAACGGGCTGATCCGTCCGCCGGAGCTGCTGGCGAGCATCGACCCCGGCGCCGCGGCTGACGTGTACGGCGAGGGCGGCGTGGTCGCCGAGCTCGAACAGCACGTCGCCGCGGTGCTCGGGAAGCCGGCCGCCGTGTTCCTGCCCAGCGGCACGATGGCGCAGGGCGCCACCCTGCGGGTGCACGCGGACCGGCGAACCACCCGGACGATCCTCTGGCATCCCTACAGCCACCTCGACCGGCACGAGGGGCAGGCACATTCGCGGCTGCATCAGCTGATCGGGCGGCCGGTCGGCGAGGTCGAGCAGCTGATCACCCTCGACGATCTGTCCGAGGTCGCGGAGCCGGTCGCGGCGCTGCTGCTGGAGCTGCCGCAGCGCGACCTCGGCGGCGCGTTGCCGGCCTGGGAGGACCTGGTCGCGCAGACCTCGTGGGCCCGCGACCGGGGCGCGGCCGTGCACCTCGACGGCGCCCGGCTGTGGGAGGCCTCCGCCGGATACGAGCGGTCGCCCGCCGAGGTCGCCGCGCTCTTCGACACCGTGTACGTCTCGTTCTACAAGGGCATCGGCGCGCTGCCCGGCTGCTGCGTCGCCGGCCCGGAGCAGGACGTCGCCCAGGTGCGGGAGTGGCGGGGACGGCTCGGCGGCACGTTGTTCGCGTTGTGGCCGGCGGCGTCCTCGGCGCTCGGGCTGCTCGACGGCGCGCTCGCCGAGATGCCGGCCCGGCTGCGGCACGCCCGGGCGATCGCGAGCGCCCTCGCCGACGTGCCGGAGGTCCGGGTCGTGCCCGATCCGCCGCAGACGCCGATGATGCACCTGCTGCTGTCGGTGCCGGCCGATCGCTACCAGGCGAACGCGAGGCGCTTCTCCGAGGAGACCGGGATGTGGGTGTGGCCGAGCGTCGCCGATACCGGCGACCCGGCGGTGGTGCGGTGCGAGCTGGCGGTCGGGCGGGCGACGCTGCGCCACAAGCCGGAGGCGATCGCCGAGGTCCTGGCCGCCCTCTGCGTCTGA
- a CDS encoding LacI family DNA-binding transcriptional regulator, which yields MPPQRATLLQVAQRAGVSRSTASFVLAGRHVDMRISEDARQRVLRAAQELDYRPNLMARSLRTKVTKTIALVSDTLASDPYAGRAIHGALAAAIAHGHLLFIGETEGDAVVEEKLISDFLDRQVDAFVYASMFTRHVRVPKLLKGHPVVLLNCLTRGATPAYHSVIPDEAAAGRSAAETIVGHGHRDGIHLVGTTARHVFAGRERLAGIREGLAAAGTRLSGTIDCDWWPDSAYEAVTGALAAGPAPKALICLNDRVALGAYQALREAGLDIPGDVSVLSFDDSELAAWLRPQLTSISLPHYQLGWRAVELLLDPAGHARPEIWRLPMPVRDRASIGTP from the coding sequence ATGCCCCCGCAACGGGCGACCCTGCTCCAGGTCGCACAACGCGCCGGCGTGTCCCGCAGTACGGCGTCGTTCGTCCTCGCCGGACGCCACGTGGACATGCGGATCTCCGAGGACGCCCGGCAACGGGTGCTACGCGCGGCACAGGAGCTGGACTACCGGCCCAACCTCATGGCCCGGAGCCTGCGCACGAAGGTCACCAAGACCATCGCGCTGGTCTCCGACACGCTCGCCTCGGACCCGTACGCCGGCCGCGCCATCCACGGCGCCCTCGCCGCGGCGATCGCGCACGGCCACCTGCTCTTCATCGGCGAGACCGAGGGCGACGCGGTCGTCGAGGAGAAGCTGATCTCCGACTTCCTGGACCGGCAGGTCGACGCCTTCGTGTACGCGAGCATGTTCACCCGCCACGTGCGCGTGCCGAAGCTGCTCAAGGGCCATCCGGTCGTGCTGCTCAACTGCCTGACCCGGGGCGCGACGCCGGCGTACCACTCGGTCATCCCCGACGAGGCCGCGGCCGGCCGCAGCGCCGCCGAGACGATCGTCGGGCATGGCCACCGCGACGGCATCCACCTGGTCGGCACCACGGCACGGCACGTCTTCGCCGGCCGCGAGCGCCTGGCCGGGATCCGCGAGGGCCTCGCGGCGGCCGGCACCCGGCTGTCCGGGACGATCGACTGCGACTGGTGGCCCGACTCGGCGTACGAGGCGGTCACCGGGGCCCTGGCCGCCGGCCCGGCGCCGAAGGCACTGATCTGCCTCAACGACCGGGTGGCCCTCGGCGCCTACCAGGCGCTGCGCGAGGCGGGCCTGGACATCCCGGGCGACGTCTCGGTGCTGTCCTTCGACGACTCCGAACTGGCCGCCTGGCTGCGCCCGCAGCTGACCAGCATCTCGCTGCCGCACTACCAGCTCGGCTGGCGGGCGGTCGAGCTGCTGCTCGACCCGGCCGGCCACGCGCGGCCGGAGATATGGCGGCTGCCGATGCCGGTCCGGGACCGCGCCTCCATCGGAACGCCCTGA
- a CDS encoding oxidoreductase, translated as MTDDTFPLGDRSVRRIGFGAMQLAGPGAFGPPRDRDAALDVLRKAVELGVNHIDTAQYYGPDYVNDLIRDALSPYPDDLVLVSKVGAARDDAGRWLPAMRPEQLRAGVHDNLRSLGVDRLDAVNLRLMDGGEDFDVELETMISLRDEGLIAGIGLSNVTREQLVHAVQRTEIVCVQNALNLIERQSMSLLRECQELGIAFVPFFPLGSAFGGVNRLLTHPDLMDTADRLEALPSQVALAWLLDLAPNVLLIPGTSTLGHLVDNMTARRVHLDDDARKVLDAIAL; from the coding sequence GTGACTGACGACACCTTTCCGCTCGGTGACCGCTCGGTACGACGCATCGGCTTCGGCGCGATGCAGCTCGCCGGACCTGGCGCCTTCGGACCACCACGCGACCGCGACGCCGCCCTCGACGTGCTCCGCAAGGCCGTGGAGCTGGGCGTCAACCACATCGACACGGCTCAGTACTACGGGCCGGACTACGTCAACGACCTGATCCGGGACGCGCTGTCGCCGTACCCGGATGATCTGGTCCTGGTGAGCAAGGTCGGCGCCGCGCGGGACGACGCCGGGCGCTGGCTGCCGGCGATGCGGCCCGAGCAGCTGCGGGCCGGCGTGCACGACAACCTGCGTTCGCTGGGTGTCGACCGGCTCGACGCGGTGAACCTGCGGCTGATGGACGGCGGCGAGGACTTCGACGTCGAGCTGGAGACGATGATCTCCCTGCGCGACGAGGGCCTGATCGCCGGCATCGGCCTGAGCAACGTGACCCGCGAGCAGTTGGTGCACGCGGTGCAGCGCACGGAGATCGTCTGCGTGCAGAACGCGCTGAACCTCATCGAGCGCCAGTCCATGTCGCTGCTGCGCGAATGCCAGGAGCTCGGCATCGCCTTCGTGCCGTTCTTCCCGCTCGGCTCGGCGTTCGGCGGCGTGAACCGGCTGCTCACCCACCCCGACCTGATGGACACCGCGGACCGCCTCGAGGCGCTGCCGTCCCAGGTGGCGCTGGCCTGGCTGCTCGACCTGGCCCCGAACGTGCTGCTGATTCCCGGCACGTCCACGCTCGGCCACCTGGTCGACAACATGACCGCCCGCCGGGTCCACCTGGACGACGACGCCCGAAAGGTCCTGGACGCGATCGCGCTCTGA
- the dapE gene encoding succinyl-diaminopimelate desuccinylase codes for MANPLTPDVLVDPVALTRALVDIESVSRDEKVIAGHVEDVLRRLPHLSTERHGNTVMARTDLGRGRRVVLAGHLDTVPLNDNFPSTVVDDLIYGCGTSDMKSGVALALHLAATLPEPGYDVTFLFYEAEEIESRFNGLHLVSQAHPQWLEADFAVLLEPTYGVVEAGCQGTLRATVRTAGRRAHTARAWRGVNAIHAAGEVLRRLEDYRPRTIVLDGCTYREGLNAVGISGGVAGNVVPDECAIDVNLRFAPDRDERQAAEHLHEVFAGFDLEVTDSAPGAMPGLASEPAREFLAAVGAEPEAKLGWTDVSRFAALGVSALNYGPGDPLLAHTQDEHVEIGKIRDGAATLYRWLTAYE; via the coding sequence ATGGCCAACCCGCTGACCCCTGACGTGCTCGTCGACCCCGTCGCGCTCACCCGCGCGCTCGTCGACATCGAGTCCGTCTCCCGCGACGAGAAGGTCATCGCCGGCCACGTCGAGGACGTGCTGCGGCGGCTTCCGCACCTGAGCACCGAGCGCCACGGCAACACCGTGATGGCCCGGACCGACCTGGGCCGCGGGCGGCGGGTGGTGCTCGCCGGGCACCTGGACACCGTCCCGCTCAACGACAACTTCCCGTCGACGGTGGTCGACGACCTGATCTACGGCTGCGGCACCTCCGACATGAAGTCGGGCGTCGCGCTGGCCCTGCACCTCGCGGCGACGCTGCCCGAGCCCGGCTACGACGTCACCTTCCTCTTCTACGAGGCGGAGGAGATCGAGTCGCGGTTCAACGGGCTGCACCTCGTCTCGCAGGCGCACCCACAGTGGCTCGAGGCCGACTTCGCGGTGCTGCTCGAGCCCACCTACGGCGTGGTCGAGGCCGGCTGCCAGGGCACGCTGCGGGCGACGGTGCGCACCGCCGGCCGCCGGGCGCACACCGCCCGGGCCTGGCGGGGAGTGAACGCTATCCATGCGGCAGGCGAGGTGTTGCGACGCCTCGAGGACTACCGTCCGCGCACGATCGTCCTCGATGGCTGTACGTACCGTGAGGGCCTCAACGCGGTCGGGATCAGCGGCGGCGTCGCGGGGAACGTGGTTCCGGACGAGTGCGCGATCGATGTCAATCTGCGCTTCGCACCGGACCGCGACGAGCGGCAGGCGGCGGAGCACCTGCACGAGGTATTCGCGGGCTTCGATCTCGAAGTGACCGACTCGGCGCCCGGCGCGATGCCGGGGCTCGCCTCTGAGCCGGCCCGGGAGTTCCTTGCGGCGGTCGGCGCGGAGCCGGAGGCCAAGCTGGGCTGGACGGATGTCTCGCGCTTCGCGGCGCTGGGCGTATCGGCCCTCAACTACGGTCCCGGCGATCCGCTGCTGGCGCACACACAGGACGAGCACGTGGAGATCGGCAAGATCCGGGACGGCGCGGCAACCCTGTACCGATGGCTGACCGCGTACGAGTGA
- a CDS encoding TIGR00730 family Rossman fold protein, producing MTDSTDGRRRVPRERHRGAVTLRHESIPLSTADEKLLDSHHRGEWKTKDAWRALRILSEFVEGFDTLADLPPAVSVFGSARSEPESPECRLAADLGAALAEAGYAVITGGGPGVMEAANRGATEAGGMSVGLGIELPFEQGLNGWVDIGIDFRYFFVRKTMFVKYAQAFVVLPGGFGTLDELFEAVTLVQTRKVTRFPVILMGTDYWGGLLDWIKGRLLTDGKVGPNDLDLIRVTDDVQEAVQIIVGADGPQAEDGSR from the coding sequence ATGACGGACAGCACTGACGGTCGCAGGCGCGTACCCCGGGAGCGTCATCGCGGCGCCGTCACGCTCCGCCACGAATCGATTCCGCTGAGCACCGCCGACGAGAAGCTGCTCGACTCACACCACCGTGGCGAGTGGAAGACAAAGGACGCCTGGCGTGCCCTGCGCATCCTGTCCGAGTTCGTCGAGGGCTTCGACACCCTCGCGGACCTGCCGCCCGCGGTGAGCGTCTTCGGCTCGGCGCGCAGCGAGCCGGAAAGCCCCGAATGCCGGCTCGCCGCCGACCTGGGCGCCGCCCTGGCCGAGGCGGGCTACGCGGTGATCACCGGCGGCGGCCCGGGCGTGATGGAGGCGGCGAACCGGGGCGCGACCGAGGCCGGCGGGATGTCTGTCGGGCTCGGCATCGAGCTGCCGTTCGAGCAGGGCCTCAACGGCTGGGTCGACATCGGCATCGACTTCCGCTACTTCTTCGTCCGCAAGACCATGTTCGTGAAGTACGCGCAGGCGTTCGTGGTGCTGCCCGGCGGCTTCGGCACCCTGGACGAGCTGTTCGAGGCGGTCACGCTGGTGCAGACCCGCAAGGTCACCCGCTTCCCGGTGATCCTGATGGGCACCGATTACTGGGGCGGGCTGCTCGACTGGATCAAGGGCCGGCTGCTCACCGACGGCAAGGTCGGCCCGAACGACCTGGACCTGATCCGGGTGACGGACGACGTGCAGGAGGCCGTGCAGATCATCGTGGGCGCGGACGGGCCGCAGGCCGAAGACGGAAGCCGGTGA
- a CDS encoding MerR family transcriptional regulator, producing the protein MHGIGEIARASGLSVSALRFYDGAGVLVPAEVDPVNGYRRYSDDQVRAARLVAGLRRVGMPVAEITRAVSELANPRAVRKLLDEHLHRLEDGLADARRELSRVHALLDLQETTLTTITLPAAALAAALDAVRFAASIDPGLPILGGVLLETEPAALCLVATDRYRLAVAEAAAAVSGSPARVVAPLPFVDELRALLAEGGQVVLALSQDRIGVDVAGRRLEAQPLEVGFPDHHRLVELGADGVRRVTVDVPALRAAVDSVPAVVREHEGKPFDLTILAVDPAGALRVAREDEWAADEQAHVAVNREFLLEALDAGGAGQLVLELDGPIKPLAVRGAGSYSILMPVRR; encoded by the coding sequence ATGCACGGGATCGGGGAGATCGCGCGGGCCAGCGGGCTGAGCGTCAGCGCGCTGCGGTTCTACGACGGCGCCGGGGTGCTGGTCCCGGCCGAGGTCGACCCGGTGAACGGCTACCGCCGCTACAGCGACGACCAGGTCCGGGCGGCCCGCCTGGTGGCGGGCCTGCGCCGGGTCGGCATGCCGGTGGCGGAGATAACCCGTGCGGTGTCGGAGCTGGCCAACCCTCGCGCGGTGCGCAAGCTGCTCGACGAGCACCTGCACCGGCTGGAGGACGGCCTCGCCGACGCCCGCCGTGAGCTCTCCCGCGTCCACGCCCTGCTGGATCTTCAGGAGACCACCTTGACCACGATCACCCTGCCCGCCGCCGCCCTCGCCGCCGCTCTCGACGCGGTCCGCTTCGCCGCCTCCATCGATCCCGGCCTGCCGATCCTCGGCGGCGTGCTGCTCGAGACCGAGCCTGCCGCGCTGTGCCTGGTGGCGACCGACCGCTACCGCCTGGCCGTCGCAGAGGCCGCCGCCGCGGTCTCCGGGTCGCCGGCCCGGGTGGTGGCTCCGCTGCCGTTCGTCGACGAGCTGCGCGCGCTGCTCGCCGAGGGCGGGCAGGTGGTGCTCGCGCTGAGCCAGGACCGGATCGGCGTCGACGTCGCCGGGCGCCGCCTGGAGGCGCAGCCTCTCGAGGTCGGCTTCCCCGATCACCACCGTCTGGTGGAGCTCGGCGCGGACGGCGTCCGGCGGGTCACCGTCGACGTGCCGGCGCTGCGGGCGGCGGTGGATTCGGTCCCCGCGGTGGTCCGCGAGCACGAGGGCAAGCCCTTCGACCTCACCATCCTGGCGGTGGATCCCGCCGGCGCGCTGCGGGTGGCGCGGGAGGACGAGTGGGCGGCCGACGAGCAGGCGCATGTCGCGGTCAACCGCGAGTTCCTGCTAGAAGCCCTGGACGCGGGCGGAGCCGGTCAGCTCGTCCTGGAGCTGGACGGCCCGATCAAGCCGCTGGCGGTGCGCGGCGCCGGCTCCTACTCGATCCTGATGCCGGTCCGTCGCTAA
- the egtA gene encoding ergothioneine biosynthesis glutamate--cysteine ligase EgtA, whose translation MATFSRERSQDTLQHVAQAAEHISGICFKTGPPSRIGVELEWTVHRDGAPAAYVEAAELRTALGTHAPPALGSSHPGDPLPGGGTVTVEPGGQVEISSAPAGSLTELYEALSTDHALLAALLARSGLVLGESGLDPHRPPRRILHTPRYAAMQRRFDATGRHGHTMMCSTAGLQVCLDAGTEDRLPQRWNALHEVGPALLAAFATSGRHAGRDTGWASARMAAWYGIDPRRTGPVDDPGDPATGWVRYALAAPLLCVRRDAGRWDVPPEVTFPDWIGGALPGPPVVGDLDYHLSTLFPPVRPRGYLEVRYLDAQPGGEWIAPVAVLATLVADDAITDAARAVAAPTAGRWVHAARHGLADPAVRACATELLDLACRHLDRTGLPPAVRDVVTDILDRRLHRAGIRKDPHE comes from the coding sequence GTGGCTACCTTCAGTCGTGAAAGATCCCAGGACACCCTGCAACACGTCGCACAGGCCGCCGAGCACATCTCCGGCATCTGCTTCAAGACCGGCCCGCCGAGCCGCATCGGCGTCGAACTGGAATGGACCGTCCATCGCGACGGGGCACCGGCGGCATATGTCGAGGCCGCCGAGCTGCGAACAGCCCTCGGCACTCACGCACCACCCGCACTAGGCAGTTCCCACCCCGGTGATCCGTTACCTGGCGGTGGCACGGTGACCGTCGAGCCCGGCGGCCAGGTCGAGATCTCCTCGGCACCGGCCGGCTCCCTCACCGAGTTGTACGAAGCCCTCAGCACCGACCACGCGCTGCTCGCCGCCCTGCTGGCCCGCTCCGGCCTGGTGCTCGGCGAGAGCGGGCTCGACCCGCACCGGCCGCCGCGACGCATCCTGCACACCCCGCGGTACGCGGCAATGCAGCGGCGGTTCGACGCCACCGGCCGGCACGGCCACACCATGATGTGCAGCACCGCCGGCCTCCAGGTCTGCCTCGACGCCGGCACCGAGGACCGATTACCTCAGCGCTGGAACGCCCTGCACGAGGTGGGACCGGCCCTGCTTGCCGCGTTCGCCACCTCCGGGCGCCACGCCGGGCGCGACACCGGCTGGGCGTCCGCCCGGATGGCCGCCTGGTACGGCATCGACCCGCGCCGCACCGGGCCGGTCGACGATCCGGGCGACCCGGCCACCGGCTGGGTCCGCTACGCGCTCGCCGCCCCGCTGCTCTGCGTGCGCCGCGACGCCGGCCGGTGGGACGTGCCGCCCGAGGTGACCTTCCCCGACTGGATCGGCGGCGCGCTGCCCGGCCCGCCGGTCGTCGGCGACCTCGACTACCACCTGAGCACCCTGTTCCCGCCGGTACGCCCGCGCGGCTACCTGGAGGTCCGCTACCTGGACGCGCAGCCGGGCGGGGAATGGATCGCCCCGGTCGCCGTCCTGGCGACCCTGGTCGCCGACGACGCGATCACCGACGCGGCCCGCGCCGTCGCCGCGCCGACGGCCGGACGCTGGGTGCACGCCGCCCGGCACGGCCTGGCCGACCCGGCCGTCCGGGCCTGCGCCACCGAGCTACTGGATCTCGCCTGCCGCCACCTGGACCGCACCGGCCTGCCGCCGGCCGTCCGTGACGTGGTGACCGACATCCTCGATCGGCGCCTGCATCGCGCCGGCATCAGGAAGGACCCGCACGAATGA
- a CDS encoding type VII secretion target → MQVDTASLRTAAKRLRDEVAEQLRRAGIQAGGPERDYLVAGAFDAYTTPGPYRAAVAAWGRELEVLAEAARQLADALDAAAAGYDAADARGAGRLAGTR, encoded by the coding sequence ATGCAGGTCGATACGGCATCGCTTCGGACGGCCGCCAAGAGGCTCCGGGACGAGGTCGCCGAACAGCTCAGAAGGGCCGGCATCCAGGCCGGCGGTCCCGAACGCGACTACCTGGTCGCGGGCGCGTTCGACGCGTACACGACGCCGGGCCCGTACCGGGCCGCGGTCGCCGCGTGGGGCCGGGAGCTGGAGGTGCTCGCCGAGGCCGCGCGGCAGCTTGCCGACGCGCTCGACGCGGCGGCCGCCGGCTACGACGCCGCCGACGCGCGCGGCGCCGGGCGACTGGCCGGCACCCGATGA